ACATGAACGGGGCGGAGGAGGGCGGCGGCGCGCCCCTGGGCGAGACGGCGGGCCCGCTGTTCTCGCTGACACCGGTCGGGCGCTGGACGGCGGCCTCCACCTGCCTGAAGGGCCTCAGCCACGGCGCCGCCGCGAGGACCCGGGGCCACAGCCACGTGCCGTACCAACGGGTGGGCCCCTCGATCCTGCCCGAGTTCGAGATGCCGTTCGAGGCGACGCTCAGCCCTCATCTGGAGGCGTCGCGCGAGCATGTCGTGGAGTGGGCGCACCGGATGGGCATCCTGGCGGGCGAGCCGGGCATCCCGGGCTCGGACATCTGGGACGAGGAGCGCATCCGCCGCATCGACCTCCCCCTCTGCGCCGCCGGCATCCACCCCGACGCCACCCGGGACGGGCTCGACCTGACGTCGGACTGGCTGGCCTGGGGGACGTACGGCGACGACCTGTTCCCCGTCGTCTACGGCCAGACCCGCAACCTGGCCGCCGCGAAGGTCTGCAACGAGCGGCTGTCGCTCTTCATGCCGGTCGAGACACTGGAGACGCCGCCCCCGCACAGCGCGCTGGAGCGCGGCCTGGCCGATCTGTGGGTCCGCACGGCGGGCCCGATGGACCCGGACGCCCGCCGGACCTTCCGCGAGGCCGTCGAGGAGATGACGGCGAGCTGGGTCTGGGAGCTGGCCAACCAGATCCAGAATCGCGTCCCGGACCCCGTCGACTACATCGAGATGCGCCGCCGGACCTTCGGCTCCAACATGACGATGAGCCTGTGCCGCATCGGCCTCGGCCGGACGGTCCCCCCGGAGATCTACCGCAGCGGCCCGATGCGCTCCCTGGAGAACGCCGCCCAGGACTACGCCTGTCTGATGAACGACCTCTTCTCGTACCAGAAGGAGATCGAGTACGAGGGCGAGGTCCACAACGGCGTCCTCGTCGTGCAGTCCTTCTTCGACTGCGACTACCCGACGGCGGTCGGGATCGTCCACGACCTGATGAAGGGCCGCATGCGCCAGTTCCAGCACGTGGCGGCCAACGAACTCCCGGTCCTGTACGACGACTTCGGCCTCGACCCGGAGGTACGCGCGGTCCTCGACGGCTATGTGAAGGAGCTGGAGAACTGGCTCTCGGGCATCCTGACCTGGCACCACGGCTGCCACCGCTACAAGGAGGAGGACCTCCTCCACGACCGCGCGGGCCTCACCCGCTGGCTCCCCCCGACCCCCACGGGCCTCGGCACGTCAACCACCCGCTTCCCTCCCCGCTCCCCGGCGTCCCCCTCGCTCCAGGGGCTGGGGGTGTTCTCCTGACCCTCCCGCAGGTGCTCCCGGAGCCGTCGGGCGGGGGTCCGGGAGCACGTATCCGAATGGCTGTTCCAATTGCCGCAAGCGGGCCGCGAAGTGATTACTTCGGGCGCTAAGGTGCACTCCTCGCGCCGTGGATGTCCGGTGCGTTTTGTGGGGGTGGAGCGCGTGTACGAAATGGTCAAGGGAGCCAACACCGGCCTGGCGGCCCTGAGCGAGAACGCCGAGTCCGTCCGGGTGGGGCTGAGTTGGAGCAGCGAGGAGGGCGACGGGGACGCGGATGTCTCCGTGCTGCTGCTCGGCGACCGGGGGAAGGTGCGCGGCGACGCCGACTTCCTCTTCTACAACAACCCGGTGGCCGCCGACGGCAGTGTGCAACTCCTGGGGAAGACACCCACGGACAGCGGCAGTGAGGACCGGATCAGCCTGGACCTGCACACGGTGGCGCCGGACGTCGAGCGCGTCGTCGTGGCGGCGAGCCGGTACGAGAACGGCCGGTTCGGGGACCTGCACGACTTACGGCTGACGGTCGCCGACGGCGCCGGCGAGGACCTGCTCGGATTCTCCATCGACGACGCGGGCGCGGAGAGCGCCTTCGTCTTCGGCGAGTTCTACCGGCGGGGCGCCGAATGGAAGTTCCGGGCGGTCGGGCAGGGCTACGAGACGGGTCTTGCCGGGCTCGCCACGGACTTCGGTATCGACGTGGACGACGCCGAGCAGGAGCCTGAGCAGGAACCGGAGTCCGCGCCGGAATCCGAGGCGGGCTCCGCGCCGGAGCAGGGAACCGAGCCGGAGGCGGACCGGAACGCCGACGCGGACCCGGGTGATGCCGGGACGGCCGGTGCGGAGAGTGCCACGGGCACGCGGGCGGCCCGTACGACGAACGCGGCCGGGGCGGCTGGTGACACCGCTCCGGGGAGCGCCACGATCGCCCCCGTACCTCTCTCGGCGGACAGCGTCCTGGCGGCGGCCTCCACCGGCGCGCCCGCCCCCGTGTCGGCCACCGTTCCGGCCCAGGTGCCGCGTGAGGCGACGCCGCCGGGTACGACGGAGCACCGGCCCGCCACCGCTCCCGCCACCGCGCCATCCGCCGAGGCGCCGTCCGTACGACGGCCGCGCACGGTCAAGAAAAGGGTGACCCTCCCGAAGGTCGCAAAGAAGTCCCTCGCCGAGAACGACTCGTGGCGAGCGGCCCGGCTCTTCCCGGTACCGTCGCTCAAGAACGACCGGGAACGTGAGACGCGGGCGACTTCGGTCCTGCTGTCGGTGATGACCCAGGTTCCCGAGTTCGGGCGCCGGCTCACCGCCCCCTTCGGCGCACCGGTCGGCCGGATGGAGACCTTCACCGAAGTGTCCCTGCCGCACGGCGAGTCGCCGAAGCGCCCCGACGGGGTCATACGCGTCGAACGGGCCGGCAAGCTGTGGACCGCGCTGGTCGAGACGAAGACCAACGGCAATCCGCTCAAGACGCAACAGGTCCAGGACTACATGGACATCGCCGCCCGGCGCGGCTACGAGGCGGTCATCACCCTCTGCAACGACGTTGCCCTGGAAGGCAGTCCGCTCGTCGACGTCCGTGTCGACGGCCGCCGCAAGCACAAGGTCGTTCTCCGGCACCTCTCCTGGGCCGAGGTCGCCCACCAGGCACAGATGCTGATCCGCCACGAAGGCGTCGGCAACGCCGCACACGCCTGGCTGTTGCAGGAACTGCTCCACTACCTCCAGCACGAGAACTCCGGCTGCCACGGCTTCCAGAACATGGGGCCCGCGTGGGTACCGGTGCGCAGGAGCATCGACGACGAGACGCTCTGCCAGGGCGATCCGCGCGCCGTCGACGTCGTGGAGAGCTGGGAGCGTCTCGTACGCCAGGTGTGTCTGCGCCTGGGTGGCGAGCTGGGACAGAAGGTGCTGCCGGTGCGGCGGGTGAGGCGTACCTCCGACTCCGGGGCCGTGCGTGCCGCGCAGGCCGATCTGCTCTGTCACGAGGGCCGGTTGACCGCGGAGCTGCGCATCGAGGGCACACCCGGCATTCTCGCGCTCACCGCCGATCTGCGGACCGGAAAATTGCGCACGTCGATCGATCTGCCGGCCCCCGATCACGGCTCCCCGCTGGTCTCCGTCAAGCGCCTGATCAGGCAACTCGCCGACGCACCCGCGGATCTTCACGTGCAGACGCTGCTGTCCGGAGGACCGGGCGGAGACGGCGACGGACCGCGCGGCACCCTGGAGCGGCTGCGGCCCGAGCCGGGTGATCTGCTGCCCAGGGGCGAGGCCCGGAGCGACATCGTGATCAGCGGCTTCCGGCTGTCCCTTTTCAAGAGCATGGGCAACACGCGGGGCACCGCCGAGTCCGGTTTCATCCGCAGTGTCGACGACGCCGTGGACCGCTTCTGTGCCAGTGTGGTCGCGCCGCTCGAACGGCGGCCCGTGCGGCGGGCGCAGGTGGACCGGCAGGGTGTCGAGCCGGTGCCGGTCGGTGGCTGAGGTGTGGTGAGCGGCGATTGTTGACCGACGCTCGTTGAATTCACGTGGAGGTGGGTCGTGGAGTCGCGTCCGCTGGCAGGCAGGGTGGCGCTCGTCGCCGGGGGGACCCGTGGGGGTGGGCGCGGGGTCGCGGTCGAGCTCGGGGCGGCCGGGGCGACCGTGTATGTCAGCGGGCGCAGCAGCGCCGCCGGGCGTTCCGGGCTGGACCGGCCCGAGACCATCGAGGGTACGGCGGAGCTGGTCACCGGGGCGGGTGGGCGGGGGATCGCCGTCCGGGCCGATCACAGCCGTCCGGACGAGGTACGCGCGCTGGTCGAGCGGATCGCCGCCGAGCAGGACGGGCGGCTGGACGTCCTCGTGAACTCCGTGTGGGGCGGCGATCCGCTGACCGACTGGGAGTCCCCGCTGTGGGAGCAGGACCTGGACGCGGGTTTCCGGTTGCTGCGGCAGGCGGTCGACACGCATGTGATCACGAGCCGTTACGCGCTGCCGCTGCTGGTCGCCCGCCGTAGCGGGCTGGTCGTGGAGGTGAC
Above is a window of Streptomyces sp. NBC_01498 DNA encoding:
- a CDS encoding terpene synthase family protein gives rise to the protein MTQPFELPDFYMPYPARLNPHLEEAREHSRTWARDMGMLEGSGIWELRDLDAHDYALLCAYTHPDCTAPQLSLVTDWYVWVFFFDDHFLEIFKRTQDREGGKAYLDRLAAFMPMDLAAGFPEPTNPVEAGLADLWTRTVPSMSLDWRARFAESTENLLYESLWELANINAGRIANPVEYIEMRRKVGGAPWSAGLIEYAAGAEVPAGIAESRPMRVLRDTFSDGVHLRNDLFSYQREIEEEGELSNGVLVLETFLGCTTQEAADAVNDLLTSRLHQFENTALTELGPLFVENGTDPAAAAGTLAYVKGLQDWQSGGHEWHMRSSRYMNGAEEGGGAPLGETAGPLFSLTPVGRWTAASTCLKGLSHGAAARTRGHSHVPYQRVGPSILPEFEMPFEATLSPHLEASREHVVEWAHRMGILAGEPGIPGSDIWDEERIRRIDLPLCAAGIHPDATRDGLDLTSDWLAWGTYGDDLFPVVYGQTRNLAAAKVCNERLSLFMPVETLETPPPHSALERGLADLWVRTAGPMDPDARRTFREAVEEMTASWVWELANQIQNRVPDPVDYIEMRRRTFGSNMTMSLCRIGLGRTVPPEIYRSGPMRSLENAAQDYACLMNDLFSYQKEIEYEGEVHNGVLVVQSFFDCDYPTAVGIVHDLMKGRMRQFQHVAANELPVLYDDFGLDPEVRAVLDGYVKELENWLSGILTWHHGCHRYKEEDLLHDRAGLTRWLPPTPTGLGTSTTRFPPRSPASPSLQGLGVFS
- a CDS encoding TerD family protein; amino-acid sequence: MVKGANTGLAALSENAESVRVGLSWSSEEGDGDADVSVLLLGDRGKVRGDADFLFYNNPVAADGSVQLLGKTPTDSGSEDRISLDLHTVAPDVERVVVAASRYENGRFGDLHDLRLTVADGAGEDLLGFSIDDAGAESAFVFGEFYRRGAEWKFRAVGQGYETGLAGLATDFGIDVDDAEQEPEQEPESAPESEAGSAPEQGTEPEADRNADADPGDAGTAGAESATGTRAARTTNAAGAAGDTAPGSATIAPVPLSADSVLAAASTGAPAPVSATVPAQVPREATPPGTTEHRPATAPATAPSAEAPSVRRPRTVKKRVTLPKVAKKSLAENDSWRAARLFPVPSLKNDRERETRATSVLLSVMTQVPEFGRRLTAPFGAPVGRMETFTEVSLPHGESPKRPDGVIRVERAGKLWTALVETKTNGNPLKTQQVQDYMDIAARRGYEAVITLCNDVALEGSPLVDVRVDGRRKHKVVLRHLSWAEVAHQAQMLIRHEGVGNAAHAWLLQELLHYLQHENSGCHGFQNMGPAWVPVRRSIDDETLCQGDPRAVDVVESWERLVRQVCLRLGGELGQKVLPVRRVRRTSDSGAVRAAQADLLCHEGRLTAELRIEGTPGILALTADLRTGKLRTSIDLPAPDHGSPLVSVKRLIRQLADAPADLHVQTLLSGGPGGDGDGPRGTLERLRPEPGDLLPRGEARSDIVISGFRLSLFKSMGNTRGTAESGFIRSVDDAVDRFCASVVAPLERRPVRRAQVDRQGVEPVPVGG
- a CDS encoding SDR family oxidoreductase — translated: MESRPLAGRVALVAGGTRGGGRGVAVELGAAGATVYVSGRSSAAGRSGLDRPETIEGTAELVTGAGGRGIAVRADHSRPDEVRALVERIAAEQDGRLDVLVNSVWGGDPLTDWESPLWEQDLDAGFRLLRQAVDTHVITSRYALPLLVARRSGLVVEVTDGNTARYRGSVFYDLVKSSVIRLAVAQAAELRPYGVAAVAITPGFLRSEAMLDGFGVTEANWRDAIAQDPHFAHSESPAYLGRAVAALAADPDVMAKSGRALATWGLYQEYGFTDVDGTQPDFAAHWARELVAEHGPLGEPL